A genome region from Columba livia isolate bColLiv1 breed racing homer chromosome 2, bColLiv1.pat.W.v2, whole genome shotgun sequence includes the following:
- the E2F5 gene encoding transcription factor E2F5, with product MAAAAEAAGGGSSSRHEKSLGLLTTKFVSLLQEAKDGVLDLKAAADTLAVRQKRRIYDITNVLEGIDLIEKKSKNSIQWKGVGAGCNTKEVIDRLRYLEAEIEDLELKEKELDQQKLWLQQSIKNVMDDSTNHQFSYVTHEDICNCFDGETLLAIQAPCGTQLQVPIPEMGQNGQKKYQINLKSSSGPIHVLLINKESSSSKPMVFPVPPPDDLAQPPSQPAAPATPLKPAAAPQNAPEQHDLNQGQELPQTSAADTPSDNSVQQKSTTPAAPYSSPAESVLYPSLSGDVAQATAGSNEYQGLLPLDVNCILKPNSFDIAKMEEPTGNISGDIIDELMSSDVFPLLRLSPTPGDDYNFNLDDNEGVCDLFDVQILNY from the exons aTGGCCGCGGCGGCCGAGGCGGCGggcggtggcagcagcagccgccacGAGAAGAGCCTGGGGCTGCTGACCACCAAGTTCGTGTCGCTGCTGCAGGAGGCCAAGGACGGCGTGCTGGACCTCAAAGCG GCTGCTGATACCCTTGCTGTGAGGCAGAAGAGAAGGATTTACGACATCACCAATGTGTTGGAGGGGATCGATCTTATCGAGAAGAAGTCAAAAAACAGCATTCAGTGGAA AGGAGTAGGTGCTGGCTGCAACACAAAAGAAGTCATAGACAGGCTGAGATATCTGGAGGCTGAAATTGAAGATCTagagctaaaagaaaaagaattggaTCAACAGAAACTGTGGCTACAGCAAAGTATCAAGAATGTCATGGATGATTCCACAAACCATCA attttcatatgTAACCCATGAAGACATCTGCAACTGCTTCGATG GAGAGACACTTCTAGCAATTCAAGCACCTTGTGGTACACAGTTACAAGTACCTATACCCGAAATG GGCCAGAATGGACAGAAGAAGTACCAGATCAATCTTAAAAGTAGTTCAGGACCTATCCATGTGCTGCTTATAAATAAAGAATCAAGCTCATCCAAGCCCATGGTGTTTCCAGTTCCCCCACCCGATGACCTTGCACAGCCCCCATCTCaacctgcagctccagcaacTCCCCTTAaacctgctgcagctcctcaaaATGCACCAGAACAACACGATCTGAACCAAGGACAAGAGTTACCGCAAACATCAGCTGCGGACACGCCATCAG ACAACAGTGTGCAGCAGAAGAGCACAACCCCTGCAGCTCCTTACTCCAGCCCTGCAGAGTCAGTGTTGTACCCCAGCCTTTCAGGAGACGTTGCCCAAGCTACAGCTGGCTCAAATGAATACCAGGGCTTGCTGCCCCTGGATGTTAACTGTATTCTCAAGCCAAACTCATTTGACATAGCAAAGATGGAAGAGCCCACAG GAAATATAAGTGGGGATATTATTGATGAACTCATGTCTTCTGATG tttttcctctcttaCGACTCTCTCCTACTCCCGGAGATGACTACAACTTTAACCTGGATGATAATGAAGGAGTCTGTGATCTCTTTGATGTGCAGATACTAAATTATTAG
- the RBIS gene encoding ribosomal biogenesis factor: MGKSRGRAAKAVSVFRIAKSGAVKAKAKGKARPVTSGLKQINIRNAEKTSTINKAFAEVQKEIQQISKGTAAEPQKNQKVSTHLEEEPANVDAATSLLSQL, from the exons ATGGGGAAgagccggggccgggcggccAAGGCGGTCAGCGTGTTCCGCATCGCCAAAAGTGGCGCCGTCAAGGCCAAGGCCAAGGGCAAGGCGCGGCCCGTCACCTCCGGGCTGAAGCAG atAAACATTAGGAATGCTGAAAAAACTAGCacaataaataaagcatttgctgaagttcagaaagaaatacagcagaTATCAAAAGGCACTGCAGCAGAACCTCAGAAGAATCAGAAG gtttccACACATCTGGAAGAGGAACCAGCAAATGTGGATGCTGCCACAAGCCTGTTATCTCAGTTGTAA